AACCGGATCCTCCTTATGTTATATTCCAATATCTGCAAGCGTCAGCTTCCAATGGCCAAGAAGTAAACAGCTCGGCAAATAATTCTCAATGTTCAAACGGACCTACGAATTTTAATCCGGGAGCCGTTTTTGATACGGGGCAGACGATTTGTTGGGATAATGCAGGAACTGCTGTTGCGTGTCCGGGGACTGGTAATGATGGAGAATTTAGCAATACCCCAAACGCGCGCACTTTTTCCGCCCCAACCCCAAGCTGCGAATTTACTTCGGATTATACTACGTTAGATACTCTACACGGACTTACTTGGAAAACTTGCGCTCAGGGTCAAACCGGTTCGAATTGTTCCGGAGCAGCAATCGCAATCAATTGGAACAATGCAAACGCAGGGTTAGTGGGAAGTTGTACAAACTTAAACGGACTCAATGGTGGACGAGGTTATGCGGGAAAAACCAACTGGAGAATTCCTACAATCAAAGAGTTAGCTTCTCTGCTTCACTATTCAAACAATCCGCATATCAACAATACTTCCTTTCCAAATACATTTTCAGGAACCAACTACATGACGAATACGCCCGATATTACAACACCCGGTTCCAATTGGGTGATCAACTTTTCGGCCGCGAATTTGGGGACTTCGAATGAGCCACAAGGAAATAACATCAATCTTCGTTGTGTTTCCGGAAACCCGATTCCGGCGTTCTCCTTTATGGACCTCTTAGACGGAACGGTCAGAGATCAAAATACGGGACTTCTATGGTCTCAGTGTTCGGAAGGACAGGCCGGTGCAGGATGTATAGGTGGTGCGCCCTTGGATTTGGATTGGAGTGCGGCTCTCAATGCATGTGATGTTTTGAATTTAGCAGGAAGAACAAATTGGAGATTACCAAACGCCAACGAACTTTTGAGCATCGTCGATTTCAATAATAATAACCCTGCCATCGACGTTGCTTCCTTTCCAAATACCCCAAACTCTAACTATTGGACATCGACAACCTATGAAAACAATACTTTTTTCACAGTCAGTATCTCTTTCACAACTGGCTCCTTATTTACAGGTCTAAATGACAAAGCCCAACAGCTCAAAGTTCGTTGTGTTACAACATTTTAATACGAAAAAAACTTTTTCTTTCAACCGATTTTAAAATTTCTTCCAGAGCCGCTTCAAAATGTAGAAACTTTTTAGATATTACTACTCAGACGCATGAAAATGATACTCAAAAATCAGCGGTCGATTTACAAAAGTACGGCAGTCCTCAAAAATTAAGTCAAATCGGAAATTCCCGACTCTTTAGAGAAATATTCCAACATTCTAATTTTCGAAATAAGTTTATCATAGTATTCTACTCATGCGTCCGAGTAGTAGATGTCAGGGTTTTAAATACTCGTGGATAACATTTAGGTTTTTTAACTCCGGAATGCGTTCACCGTGCTTCATGATATGTGTAAACCTTTTTAGGACTTTACACTGAACCCTGACTCCTATCCACTGATCCCTAATTAAACGTTGGAACTCCTGCATTTTTTAGAAGTTTGTCGGACTTTTAGAGATATTAGAGTTTTTGAAAAATTCATTCTCCGTTTGTTTTTGTTTCACTGAAATGAACGATTGAAGCAGTTTTGTTGATCCACAATTGAATTTTTTAAGGTTTTGAGATGGACTTTTACTGATCCCTATAAAATAGAGTACCTTAATTTGAGCACAAATCCCATGTTTAAACGCAGAATTTTAGACACTCTATTATGTAGAGATGAGTAGTTTTAAGAAATTACGAACTTGAGATCAAGAGATCTCGCAATGCCAGGTCAAGCCTTGGATATAAAAAAGAAAATCCAGATTTTTGCAATTTCTCCGGTATCACTTTCTGCCCTTTTAAGATCACGTCCGCGCCGTCCCGATAAAGGACTTTTAAAATCGTCTCCGGAACTCTAAAAAATGCGGGACGTTTTAATATATTTGCGAGTGTTTTCGAAAAGATCTCATTACTTACCGGATTTGGGGCTACTAAATTGAATGCTCCCGAAAGATTAGAATTTTCTAATAAATGAACAATCGCGCCGACCATGTCTTCGATATGGATCCAGCTAAAGATCTGCCTTCCGGAACCTATCGGTCCTCCCAAGCCCAATCGAAAAGGAGAAAGCATACTTCCCAGAGCTCCTCCGTAAAGACTTAAAACAACGCCGGTTCTAATTCGGACTAACCTGATTCCAAGTTTTGAAAGCGGCTCGGAAGCGGTTTCCCAATCAACGCATAACGACGCGAGGTAATCCGTACCGGGAGCGGAATCCTCCGAGAAATTCACCGTACCGTTTTCAAAAAAGCCGTAATACCCGATAGCAGATCCTTGGATAAAAACTTTTGGCGGAGTTCCCACAATTTTAGAAACGGAAGAAACCAAATTTTCAGTATAATTCACTCTGGAAGAACGAATTTCCTCTTTCACTTTCCTAGTCCATCTAACTCCTACAATAGGCGCTCCGGCAAGATTTACAATGCCATCTAATCCTTCCAAACGCTCAGGTTTTGGAAAATCTCCTACCACAATTTCAAAATTTTTCCTCTCTCGAAGAAATACAGGAATGTCGAAAGACCGGCTAAAAATTCTTACAAAATGCCCCGTCTTAAGCAATCGAAGCGCAAGAGCTCTTCCTATCAACCCGGTCCCGCCGGTAATTCCTATGTTCATTATTTATCACCTTTTATCCTTACTCGAAAGATTCGAAAAATCAGAATCCTGATTGCCCCAAGGTGTGAGTTCCCACATTTTTGATTCTATGATTCCCAAAAGTCTACTCTCGAAGATTTTAGTCCCAATTTTCCCAATCGCAATCATAACCGGAAATCTTTACCTTTTCAATACTACAAAGAATAAAATCGAAGCATTTACAATTCAGCCTCCATTTCTATCTTTCGACTTTACGAATTCTTATCTTTCCAATAAAGACTCAAGAATCGGCCATCTTCTGGATCGAAATCCTTATACAACCTGGACGAAACTTCGTCATTCAAATAGAGAAGAAGATTTTTTCTTAGAATTAAGACAAACACATCATCTCAAAGAAAATAAACCTGAAATTTCAAAATGGAAAACCCTTCATGTTGTAGGTTGCAAACAAACTCTAGAAA
The nucleotide sequence above comes from Leptospira weilii. Encoded proteins:
- a CDS encoding DUF1566 domain-containing protein, with amino-acid sequence MHRYILSFFIFSLLFCAKLPGKPDPPYVIFQYLQASASNGQEVNSSANNSQCSNGPTNFNPGAVFDTGQTICWDNAGTAVACPGTGNDGEFSNTPNARTFSAPTPSCEFTSDYTTLDTLHGLTWKTCAQGQTGSNCSGAAIAINWNNANAGLVGSCTNLNGLNGGRGYAGKTNWRIPTIKELASLLHYSNNPHINNTSFPNTFSGTNYMTNTPDITTPGSNWVINFSAANLGTSNEPQGNNINLRCVSGNPIPAFSFMDLLDGTVRDQNTGLLWSQCSEGQAGAGCIGGAPLDLDWSAALNACDVLNLAGRTNWRLPNANELLSIVDFNNNNPAIDVASFPNTPNSNYWTSTTYENNTFFTVSISFTTGSLFTGLNDKAQQLKVRCVTTF
- a CDS encoding TIGR01777 family oxidoreductase, whose amino-acid sequence is MNIGITGGTGLIGRALALRLLKTGHFVRIFSRSFDIPVFLRERKNFEIVVGDFPKPERLEGLDGIVNLAGAPIVGVRWTRKVKEEIRSSRVNYTENLVSSVSKIVGTPPKVFIQGSAIGYYGFFENGTVNFSEDSAPGTDYLASLCVDWETASEPLSKLGIRLVRIRTGVVLSLYGGALGSMLSPFRLGLGGPIGSGRQIFSWIHIEDMVGAIVHLLENSNLSGAFNLVAPNPVSNEIFSKTLANILKRPAFFRVPETILKVLYRDGADVILKGQKVIPEKLQKSGFSFLYPRLDLALRDLLISSS